From the Chryseobacterium sp. G0201 genome, the window ATCAATTGCCAACCTGATCAAAGAGAACAAGGCAAAATTGAAGTACAATTCTTATGTCTTTTTAATCGACGAAAAACAACTGAAAGAATCACAAAACCAACAAAAAAAATAAATCAATGAGAACTTTATTATACACCCTTTTAATTTTCGCAGCTCAATTTTTCACAGCTCAAACAGCAACCAAGGAACAGATTATTTCCGACTTACCGGAAATTGAAATTACCGAAGGGATCAATCTGCATATTATTTCGCCTGAGCCCATTCAGTATGTGGATCTTTCAACAGAAAAACTGACTGGAGATTTACCAGCCACAAATATTGCCAGGATAAAAATCACAGACCATCCTGATTCTGACGAGAAGGGAAAAATCAAAATACCATCGGTTCTTTTTAATGGAGATAAAATCGGAGTGATAACCGTCGTTGCTCAATCTTTCATCGCTCAGTACAAAGTTGTTTACAGAAATCAGGACAACCTAAACACAATTACCAATATCCATATTCAACCCGAAGCGATGCAACCCATTGAGTTTGAAAAAATGGTTTTTTCAGATCTTGAATTAAGAAAATTCGCAATGGACATTATTCAGAAAAAATCTGAGAAAAATCCGATAAGGGAAGAAAAAAATCTCAAACTAAGCTTTCAGCTCAATAATGTCTATGTAATAAGCGACTATATTTTTTTAGATATGACCATCAAAAACAATTCTAATCTGAGCTATGACATTGAGGATTTGAAATTCTCCTTAGAAGATAAAAAAATCCATAAAGCAACTAATAACCAAAGTGTAGGTCTTACCCCAATTTTACAACTCAATCCTCAAAAACATTTCAGAAAGAATTTCAGAAACATTTATGTTTTCAAAAAATTCACCTACCCGAACTCTAAAGTAATGATGATAAGATTAATTGAAGAACAACTCTCTGGACGCACCATCGAAATGAAAGTTAACTATTCTGAAATTCTTAAAGCCGATACCTTTTAATTTTTTTATTATGGAATACTTAATTGACAATGTGAAAAATCTTTATATCGTTCTATTATTTACAGTGATTGTATTAGTGGTTTTAGATATAATTTTTGAAAAACGAAAAAATAGAAAACTAGAAAGGGAACTTGAAATCTATAAATTGGAATACCAAAAATTGGAAAAACATTTCAGTGAGTTTAAAGATAATGTGTTGAAAAATATTGAAGATGCAAGCTGCTCATACATTATTAAGAACGTCGAAAAAAGAGGAAATGAATTAATTAATCGATTGAATCTGTTGAATGCCAAACTTGTTAAAATACAGGAACATCATAAAAATTTGCAGGAACGGCAACAGAAGCTACACGATAGTTTACTAGATGAACACAAATTACTGAATCAATATTTCGAAAATTATTCTTAATGCAAGAGCAACAACACCAAATAAAGATCTATGGCTTTTTACAAAAAACGGTGTACGCAGTCGTAGCACTCGATTGTGCTTCGCTTTTCTACCTTAATGGCAATGTTCCGGTAGTATCAAACTTGTTGAAGAATTTTTCAAAGCTGAGTTTTATTTACCCACCTATCAATGCCAAATTTGCAACATTGATTCTGATTGGATTAGTGGCTGTCGGAACAAAAGCCAAGAAAAAGAAAGACCTTAATATTAGTAAAGAGATTATTGCTCCTATGATTTTGGGATTGCTGATGATTTTTTCTTCACTGGTTTGGCAGAATGAAGCAGGAAATGAAAAACTTCCAAGAGTGTTTCCCGGATTCAATCTCTATCAGGTAATCTATGCAGTTCTTTCTTTTTTAGGAGCAGTTATACTTCAAATGGGTGCAGACAGTATTTCAAAACTGGTGCAGCAGAAAATGGGAAAAGACCGATGGAATGTTGAAGAAGAATCCTTCGATCAAAATAGAGAATTGGTGAACACTGATACTTCGATTAACATTCCTTATATCTTCAGATATAACAATAAGACTTATGAAGGGTATATTAATATTGATCCTTTTAGAGGAACGATGGTCATCGGAACACCAGGTTCTGGAAAGTCGTTTGGTGTCATCAATCCTGCCATAAGACAAATGATCGCCAAAGGTTTCTGTCTCTGCATCTACGATTTTAAATTTCCTGATCTAGCACAGATTGCATACTACCATTATTTGTTGAAAAAAAGTAAGGAAGCAGACTACGGTTACAATTTCCACGTCATTAATCTGAACGAGGTTGAAAAATCAAAACGAGTCAATCCATTTCATAAGAAGTACATCCAAACTTTAGCAGAAGCCCAGGAAATGGCAGAATCAATGGTTTCATCTTTGCAAAAAGGAGGTTCCAGTTCTGGAGGTGGTTCTGAAGCTTTCTTTACCCAATCTGCGATAAATTTCCTTTCGTCCTGCATTTATTTTTTTGCAACATTCGAAAATGGAAAATATTCTGATTTGCCTCATATTCTTTCCTTTATGAATAGAAGCTATAAAGAAATTTTCGACACGCTTTTTACCAATGAAGAAATTTTCTCTTTGCTGTCACCTTTCAAGACGGCCTATGACAACAAAGCATTTGACCAATTGGAAGGACAAATCGGAACACTCAAAATTTTCCTTTCAAGATTGGCAACTAAAGAAAGTTTTTGGGTGTTTTCAGGAGATGAAGTGGAATTGAAGATAACCGACAGAGATAATCCTTCTATTATTATTCTGGCATCAGACCCGGGAACACAGGATATTAATTCTGCATTGTATTCTTCGGTATTAAACAGGACTTTAAGATTGATCAATTCCAAACACAATTTGCCGGGAGGAATTATCGCAGACGAATTTCCGACGATTTACATTCATAAAATTGATAACATCGTAGCAACTGCAAGAAGCAATAAAGTCGCTGTAATGCTTGGACTTCAGGAAATTCCGCAGCTCAGACAGTTCTACAAAAAAGAAGTTGCTGATACAATTTCTGCCATTGTCGGAAATATTCTTTCCGGATCTGCCAGAGACAAAAATACATTGGATTGGTTGGAAAAACTTTTCGGAAAAATTAAGCAAAAATCATACTCACAATCCATTTCTCAGCAAGGAACAACCACCAGTATCAATGAAAAGATGGATAATATGATTCCGGCAGGTAAAATAGCAGCCTTGAAAACCGGAGAAATGGTAGGAATGATCGCACAGGGAGTAGAAAATGATGCTGAGGAGTACAAAACCTCTGCAGTCAGCGGTAAAATTAATTTGGATAAGAAAACCATTCAAGAAGAAGAAAAAAACTATGTGAAAATGCCCTCATATTACTCCTTTGTGGATAAAAAAGGAGTTAACCGAAAAGAAGAAGTGTTGATGACCAATTTTAGAAAAATCAATAAAGAAGTGGAACTCATTGTAAATGAAAATATAAAAGCTGCATAAAATGAAAAAACTAAAATACATATTTACTTTGATGGCATTGTCCTGCAGTTACTTATCATTTGCGCAATTCAATACGATTACAGCAACAATACAAAAGAAATCTGAAAATCCGAATGTATCAGAAAAATCTAATATCGAAGAAACGGTACAACGAAAGAAGGCTAAGAAATCTTGGAAGCAAGTTTTAAATATCACCACTAAATCAGATTTAAAAAATGAAACCAAAGGTTCGACGAAATGGCTAACGAGTCAAATCGATTCTTTGAAAATGTTGATGAAAGAGTATAGCAGTGTAAAAGAAGTACAAAGAAATGAGTTTCAAAAACTGAAAGATTCTTTGATGTTGCTAACACAGAATAAATTAGAAGAAACAAAGCAAACATCAAAAAAACAAAGCTTTTTCAGCACGTATGATTTGGTTGAAGAACCGGCAGCATATTTTCCAAAAATTGTAATGCCTCTTAAAAACAAGATCACCATTACATCTTCTTATGGGACAAGAACTCATCCTATTTTCGGAACAAAAAAAATGCACAATGGGATTGATTTAAAAGCCAGCTATGAAAATGTCTATTCTGTAATGGATGGAATCGTTACTTCAGCCGGATGGGATTCTAAAGGTGGAGGGAATTACATCAAGGTAAAACATTTTAACCGTTTTGAAACATCTTACCTGCATCTCTCAGAAATATATTATCAAATAGGAGAAAGAGTAAAAGCCGGCTTTATCATTGGAAAAAGCGGGAATACCGGAAACTCCACAGGTCCACATCTGCATTTTTCGGTAAAAGAATTCGGACAAAGCATCAACCCTTCTCATTTTTTAAATGACCTTATTAAAGTAAACAATTTAATAGCAAACCATTATGAACACTAATACTTTACCAACAGACGAACTAAAAAAATACGGAATTATCAATGAAGATCTGTCATTCTCTAAAAAACTAAATGCAGATGATATTCAGAAATTTCTGAAGGGATACACCATTGTGGCGGACAACGACAAAAACAGGGCAACTTTTCAGCTTACGGATAATAATACTCAATTGAAAGTTATCTTTCTAGAAAGAGACAAAAGTATTTCTGAAATTCTTGTAAACAGTAAAAACAAAATTGAATACAGCGAAATTCAAGACATATCAAATCAAAAAGAAGCTGGATTTTCCATTGAGAAAAAAGCTTTCATTTTCGATAAAGAAACCAACAAAATAGTTGAGTTTGATTTTATTAAAAATGCAATAGAATTGACCGCAATTATTGCAGATAAAAAAAACACAGAAGAACTTAACCGTTACAAAGCAGAACTTCTAAAACTTAAATCTTTTCTGCAAGATAAAATTGTTCAGTTCCCAGAAATGGCAAAAGAAATTACGAATGATTTGAATATTGTGTCCAAGGAATTCAATACGGTTGCTGGAATCTCTGAAAAGCAAAATCACTCTCAAAAACAGGAAAAATCAAACGTACAACTGAATGTGAATGACCCCGATGTTTATCAGGATGCCAATCGAATGAGAGAAGAGGAAAGCCAGGAGCAGGACGAGGAAATTCAAAAATCGAGAGGATTCAGAAGATAAATTAAGAACTTGAAAAATGGAAGAGAATCTAACCTGGTTTGATAAGAATATAGTTCCCAGAACGAAGTCTTATAAAAATTTTGTGAAGGAAATCGAAAACACTTCACCTGAACAGTTTTTTCGGGACGGGGAGAGGCTGTTTACTGATAAAGAGAAAAAGTTTATGTCCATTCACCAATCTAAGGGAAGAGAAGTTATCATAGGTTCAAATTTTACATTGAAAACAATTTTTCATTCAAATCCCGATCTCGTTATTAGGGATACATTTAACAATACTGCTGAATTAGTCAGATTTATTGAAAAGCAGCAACTAGCCAATAAACATTTGATTTTGCAAAATAACAGGGCGTCTACTGAAATCTCTATAAGTAGCGAGTCAATAAAGCAGAAATTTCTCTCTGATCTCTGGGCTCAGGAATTGGAGAAAAAAACTGATTTAAGTTCCGGATTGGCCTATACACAAATTGATGAAAAGCAAGCTCATCATTATCGAAATTATGAAGTTGAAGCTGCAAAGTTATCATCAGAAGGGGTTCATGAAATTGAAATGACTGATCTGGAAGAAAATGCAGACTTTTTTTCAGATGAAGGTTTTGAAGAAAATTTAACCCCTGCATCTGACCTTCCGGACGGCTGGACCTGGAACGATTACGAGGATGGAAGTGGTTCGCTGAAGAGTCCAAGCGGTCATAGGTATTACAGCTATGATATGCAAACTCAGGAATATACATTACCGTACGGTCGGCGAGAATGGACAGGTATGAGAGATTTTTATGACGCTCCAAAAAGTTTGAACGAATTCAAAAGCTATGTCGAAAGCGACTTAAAAGCAAAAGCAGTGCAAAATAATCTTTATCCGAAACTTTCCGAAGAGGAAAAAAATGATATTCTCAATTACAGGATCTTTATGAAAGAAAACGAATTCATACTGGGGAACTTGCAGATCACAGCGAACCAAAGAAAAGCTTATTCAGAAAAAATGGAATTCGGAACAACAGATGGAGATTATTCTCTTACAAAGGCACAAATGGACACAATCCCAAATGTTATTGATGGTCATACGCTGTCAAAAAATGACAAATACGAATTGGCTTTCGGCCTATTGGAAAAACAGCTATATGGGGAATCCTACGAATTATTGGATAACGGTGAAATTCTAAAAAATTATCTGGATGAAAATGTTTTTTCAAGACACAGAATATTAACAATGAATGATATAAAATTTAACAATCAAAACCCAAACATTATGGAAACACAGAACGAATATGAACCATCTCAGTATCCGAAATTTCAATTAAAATATCTTGGTTTCGGAGAAGGAGAACAACTGCACAAAGATTTAGAAAATGGGATTAATGCTCCCGAAAAAGAGTTCGAAATTAAAACCACTTCCGACAAAACGATGCCTGGAAATGAAATGGAATTCACATTAAAATTCAATAAGATAGAAAATGGAAGTGTCTTTATGAATTTTTATAATGCTAAACTCACTAAAGAAAATGGCGACGTTATCTCCCATAATTTTCCGGTTAACAGGGTAAATACATTTACAGCTAAAGAAGCAATAAACTTGTTAGAAGGGCGGACAGTTAAAATAGAATTTCACAATCCGAAAACCGAAAAAATAGAACCTGCATTTGCCAAGCTCAATTTTAACGAACCCAAAACTGAAAAAGGAAATTATAATTTCCAGAATTTCTACAAAAATTATGGTGTTGATACGGCTCAGATCGTAGAAAAATCCAAACTGATCTTCGATAAGCCGGAATGGAAGGAAAGTACCATAAAATCTTTGGAAAAAGGAAATATCGTCAAGGTAAAATTTGAATTGGACGATAAAGTGGTAGAAGGCAAAGCGGTGCTGAATCCGCAATACAAAAATCTGAATCTGTATGATTCCGATATGAACAGAATCAACACCAACAAGCCTTTAGAAGGTTTGGAACAAGACAACAGGCACGAAAAAAATAACGTGAAAGAACAAAGTATTAAACGATAGATAAAACGTACAACCAATCATTTATTTCCCAGCGGTAAGTCAAATTAATTAGGCTGCCGCTTTTTTAAACCCTATATCTATGAAAAAACTTTTAATACTACCCAGCTTGTTTTTTCTTTTTGTAAGCACTTCCTGCCACAAAGAAATCAAATCCGAAAAAGGAGGAATCGATGTTGTCTCCAATGTCTATTTTGATGTTTCCAAAAATCTGGACAACATCCAAAGCTTTCATTTGTCAAGCCTTAATTATTCGGGAGATTCCATTATAGAAAGGATTCCGGATGCTGATGCTCCCGAAATAACCCAACAGATTTATTTCATTAAAGATTCATTGTGCTATACCATTGAAAATGAAAATCCCGGCAAAATTATTCTGTCAGACATCATAAAGAAACAAAAGCCTCTTCCTGTTGAAAAGAAAAAAGGAGGAACATTGTTTTCTCAGGAAAAAATCCCCAATTACAGAAACAGAAAAAATCTGAGTGATACGGTTTTGTTTAAGAAAAAATACAAACGATTTGAAATCAACTCACCTTGGATGTATACCCGGTTTTACATTTATCCCACGGATACTATTTTACCGTACTCTATTTACAAACACGCGGAAAAGGACTACCACGGAAGGCTCGAAAGGATTGATTCTTACAATAAAAAGACGGACATATTCGTGACTCTTCAATTAATATCAAGAAAAAACTGGGACAGTGAAACCAAAGAAATTTTTGAATTTAACCACTTCATAAAAAACAGAAAAAAGTGAAAGATGAAGATTTTTTTAATGAGATAAATGATGACATTTCTGTAGTTGAAGGAAATAAAAAGGAACTTATTGTTTTCACAAACAGTAAGGATACGCTTTCATTCTTGGAGCTTCTTCAATTGAACAAGCAAGTCAATAATAGAACATTGATTACCCTTAATTCAGGTTCAAATAGCAAAAAGTTCCTCAATAGATACCAGAATTATGATGGTAAAATGTTTCTTTGTCTTACCGGGGATAGAACGGGAAATGCAATAACCAGGAAAATTCTTACAGAATTTAATGGCAAAAATATCAAAGACGTTCGTCCTTTGTATGAAATTTCTGAAAATGGGAATCAAGACCTGACCGAATATCTACAGAATAAACTCAAGCTTCAAGATAAAAATACTAATTTAGTTGAACCAAAAATTTCTGAAAATGAAAGCAATGCAATTGAATCCGGAAGAACATCCGATTCTCAGCAAGTGGGAAACGGAACACCTGAACAAAACCCTGGAGAACCTAGCCCTAAGATCCAATCCGAGCAAAACGGAAGTTACGGAAGCGGACAAGCAGTGGGCAGCAACAATGCTGGAAATGGACTTGCAAGCGCAGAGCGGAGCAATTTGGGAAACCGAGACCGAGGAAGAGGATCCTATGACGACTCACAACAGAATAATGTTGGAGAGACTCAAGGACGTTCCGTGGGCGGAATCGTACCCGGGAGAACTGTATCCGATAGAAGAAGACCTGATGGAGGACTTTCCGAGATAAGTGAGGAGTCAACAAATAATGTAGAGTTAGATGCTCTTATTTCAAAATATAAAGGGCAAAAACTGAATAATGATCAAGTTGCAGAAGTAGTTTCTGCAGCTTGTTTTGTTTCCGACAATCACAAAATTAATCTGAAGGAAAATCTTAACATCACTTATGACTTAATAGAAATTTGCAGCCAATTCCAAAGTGGCGGGACGGCAAAAGAAGGGAGAGGGATTTTAGACGAATATTATACGCAGGAAAAAATTGTTGATTCAGTTCATAATTTAATTAAAGACCATTTCAAAACTCAAAAAGAGATTTCCGTTTTAGAACCAAGTGTTGGAACTGGAAATTTCATCTATGCTACTCACGGATTATCTGTAAATTCTAAAATTACAGGTTTTGAAATCAACGAGACCACCGCAAAAATTGCTAAAATTCTGCATCCCGAATCTGACATCAATCTTCGTTCGTTTGAAACTGAATTCATTGACGAAAAAGGAAATAAAAAGGACTTTTCTCAGCAATACGATTTGGTAATTGGAAATCCGCCCTATGGTGAACATCGGGGACTTTACAAAGGGTTGGGAGAAGAGCCTAAAATTTCAAAATACGAAGATTATTTCGTTAAACGTTCACTTGACTCTTTAAAACCAAACGGCGTTTTGGCGATGGTTCTTCCATCAGGTTGGCTCAACCGACAAAAGAATTTGCAGAATGCTAGTGTTTTGGAAGGTTTCCGTTTACCCAATGGCGCTTTTGCAGGAACACAAATCGGAACCGACATTATCATTCTAAGAAAAAACACTCAAAATATCTCGACGGATATTTCTAATTATTTTGAAAATAATCCAACAAGAATTTTGGGAGAAACCCGAGAAAAAACCAACCGTTTTGGTCGATTAGAAAAATATATTCACGGTAATTTAGATGAAGCTTTATTTAAGATTGAACAGTTTAAAAATAGGAATGAAACCCAGCGGATCGGAAATCTGTTTGAAGATTTGTTTTTAGAGGAAGAACCTAAAGCTGAAAATAAAGTTCCTGTACCCAAAAAAGGAAGTGCAGAAATCGAAGATTCTACGAGGATTACAAACCAAAATGAAAATGAACTCAATGTAAGAGAAACTCAAGAAAAAATTGACCAGGTACTTTCCAAACTTAATGACATCAAGTTTAAATCTCCCACAATTACGACTGAAATTAGCAAGTATCAAAAACTGCGCGAAGATCTAATCACAAAGCCGAAATCGTTTTCTGATGAAAAATTAAAAGAATTGATTGAAAAAAGTGATAGGATTATTTCTATTTACAATACCAAAAATCAGAACGAGTATAAACTTCAAACAAAACCGGAAATAAAGAAAGGTGTTTTAAAATATCAATTCTCAAAACAGGATGAAATTGTAAATACTTCCTTGCAAAATAGTTCTGATATTACGAAAGAACAAATTGAAGCATTCAGAGATACCTCTTATGACGGCACATTAAATAATCGTGGAAAGCACCATCAGTTTGCGAACTTCATTGATGGAAACTGGGTTCACGATTTTTATTATACTGAAGGAAATATTTACGCAAAACTGGAACAGCTGGAGCGGGATTTTTGCCGAAGTTCGGCTTCCAATTTTTTAATTAATGATAAAATTGGCGCCGGCACTGCCGGTCAATACGAAAAACAAAAAGCATTATTAGAAAATGTACTACCAAAAGCGAAATCGCTAGATGAGATTTATATCAGTCCGAATCACGAGTTCGTACACAAATTTGAGCTAGGTCAAATAGAGAAAGACCAATATAATCATGTTACAAAACGTACCGAATCAGTCATCGTAGATTACAATCTTGCCGAAAGATTCAAAGATTTTCTCGGCACTTTGTCAAGTGAAGCCTTTGCGGGTTCTTCAGCTTGGGAAGTAAAAAGTTTTGTAGATAATGAAACAGTTACAGGAAGCGATAAAGAGAGGAATGCGTTAGTCAGAGAAAGGCGAAAAGCTGCTGCGAATGATTTGTTTTACAAATTTGTCCGGGAGGAACTTTCCGATGATATTAGAAATCGTTTTGTAAAAGACTTTAACCGCAATTACAATAATATATACGTTCCGGATTATTCTAAATTCCCATTATTTTCCAGAATCTATCTGCATTTCAGAGGTCAGGAATTGCGATTGACCGAAGTTCAGAAAGCAGGAATCGGAAGACAGACCACAAAAGGAGTAGGGCTCTTAGCGCACGAAGTTGGTTTTGGAAAAACGCTTTCCGGAATCCTTTCGATGCACGAAGCAATGGAGAGGGGAAATGCTAAAAGACCAATCATCGTAGTTCCCAATGACAGCATTCTGAAACAATGGGTGGAAACCATTTTTGAAACCATTCCCAATGGTAAAGTCAATGTTTTAGGGAATTTGGGGAAAGATTATGACCTTTCAAAATTTGATAATAAAGATGGAGAAATTACCATTGTTACTTATGAGGGTTTCAATAATATTGGATTTTCATCAGAAATTACCGAAGAACTTTCTTCAAAATTCAGTTACATCTCTGCAAACGAAATGAAGGGCATTACCAATACGGAAAGAGACCTCCAAATTGAACTTCAGAAAGAAAAGGAGATTGAGGGAAAAATGAAGCGTGGTAAAATCTATGATTGGGAAGATTTTGGATTCGACCATTTGACCTTCGACGAAGTTCACAATGCCAATCATATTGTAGGAAAAGTAAAAATTGAGGACCGAAGATTTGCTTCCGATTTCAGAAGTCAAAACCAACAGACTTCCAAATTGGGAATCAATACCTGGATGGCAGCTCAGTACATTCAAGACAAAAATGATGGCAGAAATGTAACCTTGCTTTCCGCAACGCCTTTTACCAACAAACCCCTGGAGTATTATTCCATTCTTTCTTTAATAGCAAATAAAAGATTAGAAGAATCGGGGTATTTCAATGTGAATACATTCTTCGAGACCTTTATGGAAGCGGATAATGATATGGAGATTGATGCAAAAGGTGATGTGAAGTTTAAAGCCAATGTTCGGAGATTTAAAAACAATTCGCTGTTTCAACAACTGTTATCTGAATTTATCGATATAAAAGGAGAGGAGGATAACCCTGAATTGATTCGTCCCAACAAAATCAACAAAGAGTATAAAATTGAGCAGAATGATCTGACAAAAGATCAATATGACTTGCTCAATGAAAATTTCAGTGAAACCGAAAAGGGTGCAATTCTAACGCATATTCTCAATGCCCGATTAATTGCGATTTCGCCGTATCTATCACCATACTATGATGATGAAGAACCTTCTGTAAAAGAATTTATAGAAAATTCTCCGAAGTTGAAACAGACGATGGATTTAATAAGGCAGAACAAAAAAGATCTTCCCGAATCCGGACAAATTATTTATTCTGAATTAGCTGTTGCTCAATTTCCAAAACTGAAAGAATATCTCATAACAGAAATTGGTTACAAACCCGAAGAAATCGGAATTATTAATGGAGCGACCAATAAAAATCAAAGGATTTCTATTCAAAATGATTTTAATGAAGGAAAAATAAAAGTAGTTATTGGAAGTGAAGCCATTCAGGAAGGAATGAACCTTCAGGAAAATACAACAGATGTTTATATGCTAACGTTGCCATATAATTTTACTTCTTTGCGACAGGTGGAAGGACGGGCGTGGAGACAGGGAAATAAAAACGAAAATGTGAGAATTAATTTTATGCTGACCAATGACAGTATTGATGTTTTTATGCTTCAAAAACTACAATCTAAACAGGCAAGATATTTAGAAGCTATGAAAAAAGGTGCCGATGTTTTGGACGTATCTGATATTAGCACTCAAGAGCTTAAAACTTCCATCATTACCAATCCCGAAACCCGAGCCAATATTGAAATTGAATTAATGAAAAAAAGGATTGAAAGCGAGAAAAATAAGCATCTCGCAGATAGTGCTTTTGTCTTGAGAAAATACGAAGATGTTTTGAAAGTTCAAGAGTTAGTTACCAAAGCTGAGCATTCATATAATAGAATTGAAGGCTATTCGAAAAATGGCGATGCAAATGCTGAATATTGGGCAACCCAATTACCATCATATCAAAAAACAATTGACCTTCATAAAGTTCAAGTACAAGAAGTAATTGAAAATTTAGCTCAGAAAGGAATAGATGTTACTCAAATTGAATTTCAAACCAAAATGACTGAGGATAAGATTGCGGAACTGGATAAGAAGCTGGAAGAACTTCCAGCAGTTAGAGAAAGTCTAGTAGTTCAATATAAAATTGAAAAGGCGGAACAGTTGAAAATTAATGAGCATAAAGATTATGTAAAAGAGAGGACGATTGAAAATAGTGTTCTGTATAATGCTTTTCTGAAAGTAAAGTCTATTAATGATGTTGAATTTAAAAATTCTTTAGATAAATCACTAAATCAAATTGAAGAAATAAATTTGAAAGATGTACCAGCTGTAATCAGAAAAAGATAAATGAAATATTTTAATTTATACCTAACTCAAGACTGTCATAAAATACAGTATACTACATCCAATAATGATGCAACGGATTTAGCTAATAACAAACATAATTAGTAGATAGATGCTTATTAGTGAGTATAAAGGGCAATACGGATTTGATATTCTGCTTATAATGCAATGTTTAAGATTCAAAGTACATATTATAGCAATTAAAGAAATAATTTCATAATTTTGTTGTGTTGAAAACTTTTAGTAAACATATCAGCTTTATTATCTTACTATGTTTGGGCTTTTTTCTAATTCCAACCATAGGCTATGCTTGTGCAAAAAAAACAGCTAATACAGAACAAAAAAGCTGCTCTAAAGATCAATCTTCAAAAGCAGAACATAAAAGCAGTTGTAAGGATAAGTCCTGTAATAAGTGCAACGATGGTCACGACTGCAACGGTAAGTGTAAACACGGCTCTTGCAAATGTAGCACTTCTTCATCTTCATTAAGTTTACCTATACTGGTAGATATAAAAACAGAAAACCACTTTGCGGAAATTAAAACGCAAAAATTCGGTTTCAAACAAGCCTATTATTCTTCGGGTTACCATTCCTTTTGGCAACCGCCTAAAATAGGTTAAAACGATGGCTTGTAAGCCACAGTTATGTCTTGTCGAAAGCTAATATTAGTTTTCGTAAACTCTCTATTCCTTAATAATTTAAAAAAATTCAGAATGAAATCAATATCAAAAATATTGATGGTAATCATCGTATTACTATCAGCCGTAAATAGTTTTGCCCAAATCAAAAATGCAAAAACAGAAACCGTAAAAATATATGGCAATTGTGAAATGTGTAAAACAACCATAGAAAAAGCGGGAAATTTAAAAGACGTAG encodes:
- a CDS encoding type IV secretion system DNA-binding domain-containing protein, with product MQEQQHQIKIYGFLQKTVYAVVALDCASLFYLNGNVPVVSNLLKNFSKLSFIYPPINAKFATLILIGLVAVGTKAKKKKDLNISKEIIAPMILGLLMIFSSLVWQNEAGNEKLPRVFPGFNLYQVIYAVLSFLGAVILQMGADSISKLVQQKMGKDRWNVEEESFDQNRELVNTDTSINIPYIFRYNNKTYEGYINIDPFRGTMVIGTPGSGKSFGVINPAIRQMIAKGFCLCIYDFKFPDLAQIAYYHYLLKKSKEADYGYNFHVINLNEVEKSKRVNPFHKKYIQTLAEAQEMAESMVSSLQKGGSSSGGGSEAFFTQSAINFLSSCIYFFATFENGKYSDLPHILSFMNRSYKEIFDTLFTNEEIFSLLSPFKTAYDNKAFDQLEGQIGTLKIFLSRLATKESFWVFSGDEVELKITDRDNPSIIILASDPGTQDINSALYSSVLNRTLRLINSKHNLPGGIIADEFPTIYIHKIDNIVATARSNKVAVMLGLQEIPQLRQFYKKEVADTISAIVGNILSGSARDKNTLDWLEKLFGKIKQKSYSQSISQQGTTTSINEKMDNMIPAGKIAALKTGEMVGMIAQGVENDAEEYKTSAVSGKINLDKKTIQEEEKNYVKMPSYYSFVDKKGVNRKEEVLMTNFRKINKEVELIVNENIKAA
- a CDS encoding DUF4138 domain-containing protein, whose product is MRTLLYTLLIFAAQFFTAQTATKEQIISDLPEIEITEGINLHIISPEPIQYVDLSTEKLTGDLPATNIARIKITDHPDSDEKGKIKIPSVLFNGDKIGVITVVAQSFIAQYKVVYRNQDNLNTITNIHIQPEAMQPIEFEKMVFSDLELRKFAMDIIQKKSEKNPIREEKNLKLSFQLNNVYVISDYIFLDMTIKNNSNLSYDIEDLKFSLEDKKIHKATNNQSVGLTPILQLNPQKHFRKNFRNIYVFKKFTYPNSKVMMIRLIEEQLSGRTIEMKVNYSEILKADTF
- a CDS encoding M23 family metallopeptidase; amino-acid sequence: MKKLKYIFTLMALSCSYLSFAQFNTITATIQKKSENPNVSEKSNIEETVQRKKAKKSWKQVLNITTKSDLKNETKGSTKWLTSQIDSLKMLMKEYSSVKEVQRNEFQKLKDSLMLLTQNKLEETKQTSKKQSFFSTYDLVEEPAAYFPKIVMPLKNKITITSSYGTRTHPIFGTKKMHNGIDLKASYENVYSVMDGIVTSAGWDSKGGGNYIKVKHFNRFETSYLHLSEIYYQIGERVKAGFIIGKSGNTGNSTGPHLHFSVKEFGQSINPSHFLNDLIKVNNLIANHYEH